A single Henriciella sp. AS95 DNA region contains:
- a CDS encoding biotin transporter BioY, producing the protein MTDRTLYLRNAAILIAGIAVLTASSYAAVPMIPVPVTMQTLAVLLVGAIAGPRMGLAMIVSWLGLAALGAPVLAGGKMGIAAFVGPTAGFLLSFPLAGFLAGIATRTFATGHLSRFAAFIGLHGLILGMGWAWLSTLIGAEAAFMSGVAPFLVGGLIKSALGAAILAAFDKTGRGAA; encoded by the coding sequence ATGACCGACCGCACCCTCTATCTCCGCAATGCTGCAATTCTCATTGCAGGGATCGCCGTTCTGACGGCGTCGTCCTACGCAGCGGTTCCGATGATCCCGGTGCCGGTCACGATGCAAACGCTCGCCGTGCTTCTGGTCGGCGCCATTGCCGGACCGCGCATGGGTCTCGCCATGATCGTGTCCTGGCTTGGCCTCGCCGCGCTTGGTGCGCCTGTGCTCGCTGGCGGAAAAATGGGTATCGCAGCCTTTGTCGGGCCGACGGCAGGCTTCCTGCTGTCTTTCCCGCTCGCCGGATTTCTCGCTGGTATTGCAACCCGCACCTTCGCCACCGGCCACCTCTCCCGCTTCGCCGCTTTCATCGGTCTTCACGGGCTAATTCTCGGCATGGGCTGGGCATGGCTATCGACACTGATCGGCGCAGAAGCGGCCTTCATGTCGGGCGTCGCGCCTTTCCTGGTCGGCGGGCTGATCAAGAGCGCGCTTGGCGCGGCCATCCTCGCCGCCTTCGACAAGACTGGCCGCGGCGCGGCCTAG
- a CDS encoding folate-binding protein, which produces METRIVPNRSVLVLDGPDTIALLERLVTNNTQNWQAGEARYGALLTPQGKLIADFVAHRTETGAQLDVATNAAGDLSKRLMMFRLRAKVEIAVDGKLAAAIGDEFPADPRSPALPGRGIVATDSAPELTPAEWDDIRIPACVPKWGSDFHGADVFPWEINMDRMNGVDLKKGCFVGQEVVSRTHRRGKIRKRTYVLKAENLQPGQEVSAGNAVGEITSASATHALARLRTDRLAKALEAGESLTVNGAPVTLETPDWLSDEMAASLTDGNESLA; this is translated from the coding sequence ATGGAAACACGCATTGTCCCCAACCGGTCCGTCCTCGTTCTCGATGGCCCCGACACGATCGCGCTGCTCGAGCGGCTGGTCACGAATAACACTCAGAACTGGCAGGCCGGAGAGGCGCGCTACGGCGCCCTGCTCACCCCGCAGGGCAAGCTGATCGCAGACTTTGTCGCCCATCGCACCGAGACAGGCGCGCAGCTAGACGTCGCGACCAATGCCGCCGGTGACCTCTCCAAACGCCTGATGATGTTCCGCCTTCGCGCCAAGGTGGAGATCGCCGTCGACGGCAAACTCGCGGCCGCGATTGGCGATGAATTCCCCGCCGACCCGCGCTCGCCGGCCCTGCCCGGACGCGGTATCGTCGCGACAGATTCAGCGCCGGAACTGACGCCCGCTGAATGGGACGATATCCGCATTCCCGCCTGCGTCCCCAAATGGGGCAGCGACTTTCATGGCGCAGATGTCTTCCCCTGGGAGATCAATATGGACCGCATGAACGGCGTCGACCTGAAGAAAGGCTGCTTTGTCGGTCAGGAAGTCGTTTCCCGCACCCATCGCCGCGGCAAGATCCGCAAGCGTACCTACGTCCTCAAAGCCGAAAATCTGCAGCCGGGGCAAGAGGTTAGCGCGGGAAATGCCGTCGGCGAGATAACCAGCGCAAGTGCCACACACGCCCTCGCGCGCCTTCGCACCGACCGGCTCGCCAAGGCGCTGGAGGCTGGCGAAAGCCTGACCGTGAATGGCGCACCGGTAACACTTGAAACACCCGATTGGCTTTCGGACGAAATGGCGGCAAGTTTGACCGATGGGAATGAATCTCTCGCCTGA
- a CDS encoding beta-ketoacyl-ACP synthase III, whose protein sequence is MMTPVISATGLWTPPHTVTNEELVESFNAWADRWNSENEAAIAAGDAEAKTHSSVEFIEKASGIKSRYVVEKSGVVDPALMRPVIPERSNDDISILAEIAVKAAKQALETAGRDPKDIDAVICAASNMQRAYPAMAIEVQQALGIEGFSFDMNVACSSATFGIQTAADFVRAGHAKSVLMVNPEITSGHLNWTDRDSHFIFGDVATAVLVEDISIAPKQHWKILGTHLKTQFSNNIRNNFGFLNRADPSGVGQADKLFVQEGRKVFKEVVPMVSEMILSQLERLDLKSEDLRRLWLHQANANMNRLIAARVLGHEASDDESPTVLDEYANTSSAGSIIAFHKHSADFKPGEKGLICSFGAGYSAGTVFVEKSG, encoded by the coding sequence ATGATGACCCCCGTTATTTCGGCGACAGGCCTCTGGACGCCGCCTCATACCGTTACGAATGAAGAACTGGTCGAAAGCTTCAATGCCTGGGCCGACCGTTGGAACTCGGAAAACGAAGCAGCAATCGCGGCAGGCGATGCTGAAGCCAAGACGCATTCGTCGGTCGAATTCATCGAGAAGGCCTCCGGCATCAAATCGCGCTACGTCGTTGAAAAGTCTGGCGTAGTCGATCCGGCCCTGATGCGTCCCGTCATCCCGGAGCGCTCCAATGATGACATCTCCATTCTGGCCGAAATCGCCGTAAAGGCCGCGAAACAGGCGCTTGAGACAGCTGGCCGCGATCCGAAAGACATCGACGCTGTCATCTGCGCCGCCTCCAACATGCAGCGCGCCTATCCGGCCATGGCCATCGAAGTCCAGCAGGCCTTGGGCATTGAAGGCTTTTCCTTCGACATGAATGTCGCCTGCTCTTCGGCCACGTTCGGCATCCAGACCGCCGCTGATTTCGTCCGCGCGGGGCATGCCAAATCTGTCCTGATGGTGAACCCCGAAATCACCTCAGGCCACCTCAACTGGACCGATCGCGACAGCCATTTCATTTTCGGCGACGTGGCAACGGCTGTTCTTGTTGAGGACATCTCGATTGCGCCGAAGCAGCATTGGAAAATCCTCGGCACACATCTCAAAACCCAGTTCTCGAACAATATCCGCAACAATTTCGGCTTCCTCAATCGCGCGGATCCGTCCGGCGTCGGCCAGGCTGATAAGCTCTTCGTTCAGGAGGGCCGCAAAGTGTTCAAGGAAGTCGTGCCGATGGTGTCAGAGATGATCCTGTCGCAGCTCGAACGCCTTGACCTGAAGTCAGAAGACCTCCGCCGTCTGTGGCTGCATCAGGCCAATGCCAATATGAACCGGCTGATCGCGGCCAGGGTGCTCGGTCATGAGGCCTCCGACGATGAGAGCCCGACCGTGCTCGATGAATACGCCAACACCTCATCGGCTGGCTCCATCATCGCCTTCCACAAGCATTCGGCTGACTTCAAACCCGGCGAAAAAGGCCTCATCTGCTCCTTCGGCGCAGGCTATTCGGCCGGCACCGTCTTTGTGGAAAAATCTGGCTGA
- a CDS encoding Crp/Fnr family transcriptional regulator: protein MSRIFDFSIPALFDLLHEDAASALKAESTARNYKDGQIIHVQGENTECMNWVESGAIAFGNLTESDGFLQMVELGKGHHYGEFVYYECQPRKLSAQAIGPTVIREVQYQKFRALVEEFPEILKACFQVTSSKNTLLLEVYDDARHLPSAQRIAKMLVIISRGHRPNVALPFTQADLSTILGISKVTVNQTLKKLEDQKIIEVGYGFIRVLNIGRLRQFATLR, encoded by the coding sequence GTGTCACGTATCTTTGATTTCAGCATCCCGGCCCTGTTTGACCTGTTGCACGAAGACGCTGCATCGGCATTGAAGGCCGAGTCGACGGCTCGCAACTATAAGGACGGCCAGATAATTCACGTTCAGGGTGAAAACACCGAATGTATGAATTGGGTGGAGTCCGGAGCGATCGCTTTCGGCAACCTCACAGAATCAGACGGCTTCCTCCAGATGGTGGAGCTTGGCAAAGGTCATCACTATGGCGAATTCGTCTACTACGAATGCCAGCCCCGCAAGCTGTCGGCTCAGGCGATCGGACCGACCGTCATCCGCGAAGTGCAGTATCAGAAATTCCGCGCCTTGGTCGAGGAATTCCCCGAGATTCTGAAAGCCTGTTTCCAGGTTACCAGCAGCAAGAACACCCTGCTTCTTGAGGTGTATGACGATGCGCGCCACCTGCCATCCGCGCAGCGGATCGCCAAGATGCTTGTGATCATCTCACGCGGGCACCGGCCCAATGTTGCCCTGCCGTTCACACAAGCCGACCTGTCGACCATCCTTGGCATATCCAAAGTGACGGTGAACCAGACTCTGAAAAAGCTGGAAGACCAGAAAATAATAGAGGTGGGATACGGCTTCATCCGCGTGTTGAATATCGGCCGTCTACGCCAGTTCGCGACGCTCAGATAA
- a CDS encoding S41 family peptidase → MITSRALAAAASAALLSLSGCGGGGGGGSSNPAPPTGGGSGPTYTPGVYQDSSLYEDQCAVPRTGVDLEGRPFPDEQGSLLEEQLWLRSWTDETYLWRTEVPDLNPNNYSAAIPYFDDLKTSAVTSSGALKDDFHFSEPTEEYLAARNSAPAPAYGASYAILAATAPRDVRVRYVEPGSPAAETVSGQQKLIRGTKLLTVDGVDIVNATSQSAVDQINAALFPDTAGETHTFTVSDPGSASTRSVTLTAENISRQPVIQTSIISTATGDVGYIVFNTFSPYSSEEQILNAIRTVSAAGATDLVLDLRYNGGGLLRVASQLSYMVAGNARTNNKTFQKLRFNAAAGNTDPVNGGSNDPIPFYKTGLGFSVTAGTALPTLNLGRVFILTTERTCSASEAVINGLRGINVEVVLIGDITCGKPYGFYPTGNCGQTYYTIQFQGVNDKDFGDFADGFVPNNSSFGFGVKSPGCVVADDLNNQFGDTDEALLSAALQYRADGTCPTPPPGASAAASESTPSSVSPSSGARLELPEPGILENNFDLSMPGEYRGRTQ, encoded by the coding sequence ATGATCACTTCTCGAGCCTTAGCGGCAGCCGCGTCAGCAGCCCTTCTGAGCCTGTCAGGATGTGGCGGCGGTGGAGGAGGCGGATCATCCAATCCTGCCCCACCAACCGGCGGCGGGTCTGGTCCGACCTATACCCCGGGCGTGTACCAGGACTCGAGCCTCTACGAGGATCAGTGCGCCGTTCCACGCACCGGTGTGGACCTTGAAGGCCGCCCGTTTCCCGATGAGCAGGGCTCTCTGCTGGAAGAACAACTCTGGCTGCGCTCTTGGACGGATGAAACCTATCTTTGGCGCACGGAGGTGCCCGATCTCAATCCCAACAATTACAGCGCCGCTATTCCTTATTTCGACGACCTCAAAACGAGCGCCGTAACATCATCAGGTGCACTGAAAGACGACTTCCACTTCAGCGAACCAACCGAGGAATATCTCGCGGCCCGAAACTCAGCGCCGGCGCCTGCCTATGGCGCGAGCTATGCCATCTTGGCAGCAACAGCCCCGCGCGATGTGCGTGTGCGCTATGTCGAGCCGGGGTCGCCTGCAGCCGAAACTGTCAGCGGCCAGCAAAAGCTGATCAGAGGCACCAAGCTTCTCACGGTCGACGGGGTCGACATCGTCAACGCCACCTCCCAGTCAGCGGTGGACCAGATCAACGCGGCGCTCTTCCCGGACACGGCTGGCGAAACCCACACGTTCACAGTCTCGGACCCTGGCAGCGCTTCCACGCGCAGCGTCACCCTGACCGCAGAGAACATCTCTCGCCAACCCGTCATCCAGACGTCGATCATCTCCACCGCGACGGGCGATGTCGGCTACATAGTGTTCAATACGTTCAGCCCCTACTCGTCCGAAGAGCAGATCCTCAATGCGATCCGGACTGTGTCTGCTGCCGGGGCCACAGACCTCGTTCTGGACCTTCGCTATAATGGCGGCGGCCTGCTCCGCGTGGCGAGCCAGCTTTCCTACATGGTGGCCGGCAATGCGCGCACGAACAACAAGACGTTCCAGAAGCTCCGGTTCAATGCCGCAGCGGGAAACACGGACCCGGTTAATGGCGGGAGCAATGATCCTATCCCCTTCTACAAGACCGGTCTCGGCTTCAGCGTGACTGCTGGCACCGCGCTGCCAACGCTCAATCTTGGCCGGGTCTTCATCCTGACCACTGAACGCACCTGCAGCGCCAGCGAGGCGGTAATCAATGGCCTGCGCGGTATCAATGTGGAAGTCGTCCTGATCGGCGACATCACCTGCGGCAAACCATATGGCTTCTACCCGACCGGCAATTGTGGACAGACCTATTACACGATCCAGTTCCAGGGCGTGAACGATAAGGACTTCGGAGACTTCGCCGATGGCTTTGTGCCGAACAATTCTTCGTTCGGCTTTGGCGTCAAATCCCCCGGATGTGTTGTGGCCGATGATCTGAACAACCAGTTTGGCGACACTGATGAAGCGCTGCTCTCTGCCGCCCTGCAGTATCGCGCTGACGGAACCTGCCCAACCCCGCCTCCGGGCGCGAGTGCGGCCGCTTCGGAAAGCACCCCATCGTCTGTCTCACCGTCATCGGGTGCGCGCCTGGAGCTTCCGGAGCCGGGCATCCTGGAAAACAATTTCGACCTCTCCATGCCCGGTGAGTATCGGGGCCGCACACAATGA
- a CDS encoding dihydroorotase: MKQTYDLILKNGTVVSPGGEEQVDVAVRGEKIVAIGRFDDNQAHEVYDATGLHILPGVIDSQVHFREPGLTQKADLETEARSAALGGVTAVFEMPNTNPSTTTPEMLTDKLNRAKGRMDVDHAFYAGATNENPHLLAEMEQMQGCCGVKVFMGASTGDLLVKDDEGVEAVLRAIKRRAAFHSEDEYRLEERRHLARQGDWHSHIEVRDVEAAVSSTRRLLKIARKTGKRIHVLHISTAEEMELLRDAKDVASVEVLPNHLTLAAPDCYDRLKGFAQQNPPVREQRHQDALWRALNAGIVDVVATDHAPHTREEKERPYPASPSGMPGVQTFVPVMLTHVNNGKLSLRRFVELTSAGPQRVFGIATKGRIAEGYDADFTIVDLKRKETITEEWSKAKCGWTPYAGFEAQGWPVATIIRGQFVMRDGEITQKGGGKPVRFNETLEPVEV, encoded by the coding sequence ATGAAGCAGACATATGACCTGATCCTGAAGAATGGCACGGTGGTTTCGCCGGGCGGTGAAGAGCAAGTCGATGTGGCGGTGCGCGGCGAGAAGATCGTTGCGATCGGCAGGTTCGACGATAATCAGGCGCACGAGGTGTACGACGCGACCGGGTTGCACATCCTGCCGGGCGTGATCGATAGCCAGGTCCACTTCCGTGAGCCGGGTCTTACCCAGAAGGCCGATCTTGAGACTGAGGCGCGCTCTGCCGCGCTGGGAGGGGTCACGGCTGTGTTCGAAATGCCGAACACCAATCCGTCGACCACGACGCCGGAGATGCTGACCGACAAGCTGAACCGTGCCAAGGGGCGGATGGATGTTGATCATGCCTTCTATGCCGGCGCGACGAATGAGAACCCGCACCTGCTGGCCGAAATGGAGCAAATGCAGGGCTGTTGCGGGGTGAAGGTGTTCATGGGCGCCTCGACGGGCGACCTGCTGGTCAAGGATGATGAAGGCGTGGAGGCGGTGCTGCGCGCGATCAAGCGCCGGGCGGCCTTCCACTCAGAAGATGAATATCGCCTCGAAGAACGCCGCCACCTGGCCCGTCAGGGTGACTGGCACAGCCATATCGAGGTGCGCGACGTGGAAGCGGCGGTGAGCTCGACGCGGCGGCTGCTCAAGATTGCACGCAAGACGGGTAAGCGCATCCATGTTCTGCATATCTCGACCGCCGAAGAGATGGAGCTGCTGCGCGATGCCAAGGATGTGGCGTCTGTCGAAGTGTTGCCCAACCATCTGACGCTGGCCGCGCCCGATTGTTATGACCGCCTGAAGGGCTTTGCCCAGCAGAACCCGCCCGTGCGCGAGCAGCGCCATCAGGATGCCCTCTGGCGCGCACTCAATGCAGGGATCGTGGATGTGGTCGCGACCGACCATGCGCCGCATACGCGCGAGGAGAAAGAGCGGCCCTATCCCGCCTCGCCATCCGGCATGCCGGGCGTGCAGACCTTCGTGCCGGTGATGCTGACGCATGTGAACAATGGTAAGCTGAGCCTCCGCCGCTTTGTCGAGCTGACGAGCGCGGGCCCACAGCGCGTCTTCGGCATCGCGACCAAGGGCCGGATCGCGGAGGGCTATGATGCTGACTTCACCATCGTCGACCTGAAGCGCAAGGAAACGATCACAGAGGAATGGTCCAAGGCCAAATGCGGCTGGACGCCTTATGCGGGCTTCGAGGCGCAGGGCTGGCCGGTCGCGACCATCATCCGCGGCCAGTTCGTGATGCGCGACGGCGAGATCACGCAAAAGGGCGGCGGCAAGCCAGTGCGGTTTAATGAAACGCTGGAGCCTGTGGAGGTTTAG
- a CDS encoding feruloyl-CoA synthase, with the protein MSSDIPFRDIPYLPQKLDVTYRDDGSILLRNGQPLRPYPAHMLAPIVYWASARPDQIFLAQRDPDDPSKPGWKTVTYGEALSKIRALAQGFLDAGAGQDKPVMILSRNAIENALVMYAAMWAGSPVVPVTPAYATLSQDFARLNYIDALTEPAFIYVEDGEEYQRGLDGMDVGDRLVLYRRNRPSGVNAKSLDEFAAEPTSFVDLAYDRISGDSIAKYMLTSGSTGEPKAVINTHENIAAMVKKIRSIWDVEKLEAMADGPQVMISFLPWSHTYGANSILHSMLDWGGTLYIDWGAPTPARLPEMLRNLREVAPTQHTTVPAAWAAIATELEHDRALAETFFSRIMVMAYGGAALGQDIYERIQKVAVGVTGERISLSAGYGATETSPTISNVHWPSDTMGLLGLPLPGAEMKMVPVGEKMELRVRGPGITQGYLKNPEKTAEVFDEEGYYCLGDAVKFKNPDDPNEGLAFDGRIAEEFKLSNGTWVSAGTVRIKAVEAVDGALSDVVVCGLNQDRIALLGFLNEGWCRRKTGRNVPLEDLAEDEQVKAAVKDGLLDYNRKHPNAASRVARILLQKDMPKADAGEITEKGYLNQSKVQALRAADVERLFAKQPDADIIEIK; encoded by the coding sequence ATGAGTTCTGATATTCCGTTTCGCGACATTCCTTATCTGCCGCAGAAGCTCGACGTGACGTATCGCGACGACGGTTCGATCCTGCTGCGAAACGGCCAGCCGCTTCGGCCCTATCCGGCGCACATGCTGGCGCCGATTGTCTATTGGGCCTCGGCGCGGCCGGACCAGATCTTCCTGGCACAGCGCGATCCGGACGATCCGTCAAAGCCCGGCTGGAAGACGGTGACCTATGGTGAGGCGCTGTCGAAGATCCGGGCGCTGGCGCAGGGCTTCCTCGATGCGGGTGCCGGGCAGGACAAGCCGGTGATGATCCTGTCGCGCAACGCCATTGAGAATGCGCTGGTCATGTATGCCGCGATGTGGGCCGGTAGCCCGGTCGTGCCCGTCACGCCCGCCTATGCCACGCTCAGCCAGGATTTCGCGCGGCTCAATTATATCGACGCGCTGACTGAGCCGGCCTTCATCTATGTCGAGGATGGCGAAGAGTATCAGCGCGGCCTCGATGGCATGGATGTGGGAGACCGTCTGGTGCTCTATCGCAGGAACAGGCCGAGCGGCGTGAACGCGAAATCGCTGGATGAATTTGCCGCCGAGCCAACGAGCTTTGTTGATCTTGCTTATGACCGGATCAGCGGTGACAGCATCGCGAAATACATGCTGACCTCCGGGTCAACGGGCGAGCCGAAGGCCGTTATCAATACGCACGAGAACATCGCGGCGATGGTCAAGAAGATCCGTTCCATCTGGGACGTGGAAAAGCTGGAAGCGATGGCGGACGGCCCGCAGGTGATGATCAGCTTCCTGCCGTGGAGCCATACATATGGCGCGAACTCGATCCTGCACTCCATGCTGGACTGGGGCGGTACGCTCTACATCGACTGGGGCGCGCCGACACCGGCCCGCCTGCCGGAAATGCTGCGCAATCTGCGTGAGGTCGCGCCGACCCAGCATACGACGGTGCCGGCGGCCTGGGCGGCGATTGCGACCGAGCTGGAGCATGACCGGGCGCTGGCGGAAACCTTCTTCTCGCGCATCATGGTGATGGCTTATGGCGGCGCAGCGCTGGGCCAGGACATTTATGAGCGCATCCAGAAGGTGGCCGTCGGGGTGACGGGCGAGCGGATCAGCCTGTCTGCTGGCTATGGCGCGACCGAAACCTCGCCGACCATCTCCAATGTTCATTGGCCAAGCGACACGATGGGCTTGCTTGGCTTGCCGCTGCCGGGCGCGGAGATGAAGATGGTGCCGGTGGGTGAGAAGATGGAACTGCGCGTGCGCGGGCCGGGCATCACGCAGGGCTATCTGAAGAACCCCGAAAAGACCGCCGAGGTCTTCGACGAGGAAGGCTATTACTGCCTTGGCGACGCGGTGAAGTTCAAGAATCCGGACGACCCGAATGAGGGCCTCGCCTTCGATGGCCGGATCGCCGAGGAGTTCAAGCTGTCGAATGGGACATGGGTGTCTGCGGGCACGGTGCGGATCAAGGCGGTTGAAGCCGTCGATGGGGCGCTGTCGGATGTCGTGGTGTGCGGCCTCAACCAGGACCGCATTGCGCTGCTCGGCTTCCTCAATGAGGGGTGGTGCCGTCGGAAAACCGGACGAAATGTACCGCTTGAAGACTTGGCTGAGGACGAACAGGTGAAGGCGGCCGTGAAGGACGGGCTGCTCGACTATAATCGCAAGCACCCGAATGCCGCATCGCGCGTTGCGCGTATCCTGCTGCAAAAGGACATGCCCAAGGCCGATGCCGGTGAGATCACCGAAAAGGGCTATCTTAATCAGAGTAAGGTGCAGGCGCTGCGCGCGGCTGACGTCGAGCGGCTGTTCGCCAAGCAACCAGACGCTGACATTATCGAAATCAAATAG
- a CDS encoding ion channel — protein MSDRKGLNRQLFWLYEGTGNGPFAFRWALLIFDILTIGYFLWAPFDQRERGHYALDYVIGSVILMDFLARLYITRHKHRFFLKWINWADMIVIVTMFAPLLVSNFAFLRILRAVRAVRAFTFIRRIKVLTPFFQRHEHVIDKVTNLVVFVFITSAIVYATQVGRNADIHTYIDALYFTVTSLTTTGYGDVLLQGQAGRFLSILVMVLGLSLFLQLLRAIIEPDSKVNVECEACGLSRHDRDAVHCKHCGEVVKIPTKGFS, from the coding sequence ATGAGTGATCGCAAGGGTCTCAATCGGCAGCTCTTCTGGCTTTACGAAGGGACGGGCAATGGCCCGTTTGCCTTCAGGTGGGCTCTGCTCATCTTCGACATCCTGACGATCGGTTACTTTCTGTGGGCGCCCTTTGATCAGCGTGAGCGCGGGCATTATGCGCTCGACTACGTCATCGGGTCGGTCATCCTTATGGATTTTCTGGCTCGGCTGTACATCACGCGGCACAAGCATCGCTTCTTCCTGAAGTGGATCAACTGGGCTGACATGATCGTCATCGTGACCATGTTTGCCCCGCTTCTGGTCTCGAATTTTGCGTTCCTGCGCATCTTGCGCGCCGTGCGTGCGGTGCGAGCCTTCACCTTCATACGGCGCATCAAGGTCCTGACGCCTTTCTTCCAGCGCCATGAGCATGTGATCGACAAGGTGACGAACCTCGTCGTTTTCGTGTTCATCACATCGGCGATCGTCTATGCGACGCAGGTGGGCCGTAACGCCGATATCCACACCTATATAGATGCGCTCTATTTCACCGTGACCAGCCTGACCACGACGGGTTATGGCGATGTTCTGCTGCAGGGACAGGCCGGCCGTTTTCTGTCTATTCTGGTGATGGTCCTGGGCCTCTCGCTGTTCCTTCAGCTGCTTCGGGCGATCATCGAACCCGACAGCAAGGTGAATGTCGAATGCGAAGCATGTGGACTGAGCCGGCATGACAGAGACGCCGTCCACTGCAAGCATTGCGGCGAAGTGGTCAAAATTCCGACGAAGGGCTTTTCATGA
- a CDS encoding M20/M25/M40 family metallo-hydrolase, with translation MAFRPSLLLSAALIVAAPSTFAQERAPYEQEAREIYKNVVETRSARGQENVPEVVDYLVGVLKDAGFEDGDIEVSDYDNNGEATQGMVVWYRAEEATEEPIVLLAHMDVVDALAKDWVLDPYTLTEEDGYFFGRGTADNKYGVTSLVSTFIRLKEEGFEPNRDLVMVLSGDEETGMVSTRAQAKWVDETVKPAFILNADAGGVSLGPKGDAMTYGVQGAEKTYATFELTVTNPGGHSSAPRKDNAIYELADALKKIEAYKFPVRSSELTRASLDAAGRRRLDKLGNAMRTFAEDPTNEGAIEILRDDPSTVGQIGTTCIATMLRAGHAENALPQSATATVNCRIFPGVGIEETEERLKEVVGNEDVKFELISDLVESPESGLRDDVLEAINAALEARGLDIPVIPHMSAGGTDGMHYRNLGYDTYGVSGFAAKQNDVNAHGLNERMLVSSFYDGLDHFYVMIKHLAS, from the coding sequence ATGGCCTTCAGACCTTCATTGCTGCTGTCAGCAGCCCTCATTGTTGCCGCCCCATCCACTTTCGCGCAGGAGCGTGCGCCCTATGAGCAGGAGGCCCGCGAGATCTACAAGAATGTGGTCGAGACCCGGTCTGCGCGGGGGCAGGAGAACGTGCCGGAGGTGGTCGATTACCTGGTTGGTGTGCTGAAGGATGCCGGGTTCGAGGACGGCGATATCGAAGTCTCCGATTACGACAATAATGGCGAGGCGACGCAGGGCATGGTGGTCTGGTATCGCGCGGAAGAGGCGACTGAAGAACCGATCGTGCTGCTCGCCCACATGGATGTGGTCGACGCGCTCGCCAAGGACTGGGTACTCGACCCTTACACGCTGACCGAAGAGGACGGCTATTTCTTCGGGCGCGGCACGGCGGACAACAAATATGGCGTCACCAGCCTCGTCTCGACCTTTATCCGCCTCAAGGAAGAAGGCTTCGAGCCGAACCGGGACCTCGTCATGGTGCTCTCAGGCGATGAAGAGACGGGCATGGTGTCGACGCGGGCGCAGGCCAAATGGGTCGATGAAACGGTAAAGCCGGCCTTCATCCTGAACGCTGATGCGGGCGGTGTGTCGCTGGGACCAAAGGGCGACGCCATGACCTATGGTGTGCAGGGCGCTGAGAAGACTTATGCGACGTTCGAGCTGACCGTGACCAATCCGGGCGGGCACTCATCTGCGCCGCGCAAGGACAATGCGATCTATGAACTCGCCGATGCGCTGAAGAAGATCGAAGCTTACAAATTCCCGGTCCGTTCGAGCGAACTGACGCGGGCCTCGCTGGATGCCGCTGGCCGCCGGCGGCTGGACAAGCTTGGCAATGCGATGCGGACCTTTGCAGAAGACCCGACCAATGAAGGGGCCATCGAAATCCTGCGCGACGATCCGTCGACAGTCGGGCAGATCGGCACCACCTGTATCGCAACCATGCTGCGCGCTGGGCATGCCGAGAATGCCCTGCCGCAATCGGCGACAGCGACGGTAAACTGCCGCATCTTCCCGGGCGTCGGCATCGAGGAGACAGAGGAACGGCTGAAAGAGGTCGTCGGCAATGAGGATGTCAAATTCGAGCTGATCTCAGACCTGGTCGAAAGCCCGGAATCTGGCCTTCGCGACGATGTGCTGGAAGCGATCAATGCGGCGCTTGAGGCCCGCGGTCTCGATATACCGGTGATCCCCCACATGTCGGCTGGCGGCACGGACGGCATGCATTACCGCAATCTCGGCTATGACACTTACGGGGTGAGCGGATTTGCGGCGAAGCAGAATGACGTGAACGCGCACGGCCTGAATGAGCGGATGCTGGTGTCCAGCTTCTATGACGGGCTCGACCATTTCTATGTGATGATCAAGCACCTCGCATCCTGA
- a CDS encoding DNA-3-methyladenine glycosylase I, translated as MGMNLSPDETLPCRWAPADDALYRAYHDEEWGVPEYDPRALWEKLQLDGMQAGLSWITILRKRDAIREEFDQFEPESIARWDDARIEKALQNPGIIRSPKKIQATIGNAQAYLDMMEAGDHFSEWLWAFVGGTPIVNQLEDISNVPAKTPLSEEISKALKKRGFKFCGPVIVYAFMQAVGMVNDHETRCRRHKEVQELHP; from the coding sequence ATGGGAATGAATCTCTCGCCTGACGAAACCCTACCGTGCCGCTGGGCGCCGGCCGACGACGCGCTTTACCGGGCCTATCACGATGAAGAGTGGGGCGTGCCCGAATACGACCCCCGCGCGCTCTGGGAAAAACTGCAGCTCGACGGCATGCAGGCCGGCCTCTCCTGGATCACTATCCTCCGAAAGCGCGACGCCATCCGCGAGGAGTTCGACCAGTTCGAACCGGAATCCATCGCCCGCTGGGATGATGCCCGCATCGAAAAAGCCCTCCAGAACCCCGGCATCATCAGAAGCCCGAAGAAGATCCAGGCCACCATCGGCAATGCGCAGGCCTATCTCGATATGATGGAGGCCGGCGACCATTTTTCCGAATGGCTCTGGGCCTTCGTTGGCGGCACGCCGATCGTCAACCAGCTCGAAGACATCAGCAACGTGCCCGCCAAGACGCCACTGTCAGAAGAAATTTCAAAGGCCTTGAAAAAAAGGGGTTTCAAATTCTGCGGCCCCGTTATCGTCTACGCCTTCATGCAGGCGGTCGGCATGGTCAATGACCACGAGACGCGCTGCCGCCGCCATAAGGAAGTCCAGGAGCTTCACCCATGA